The DNA window TTCATGGGTGAGTTCCtcatagtcgatcccgagctgaaCTGCGTCGATCTCGATCCTTGAGAGGCGTCgactactgggttcttcctgcctgggaggtatttgatggtgtaGGTGAACTCCATGACGGCCGcaaggtgctgctgctgcctagaggaccatgcgtcccccagcttcgtgaaggcttggaccagcggctggtggtcagtccaaattgtgaagggtttaccctccaggaggaacttgaagtgacataccgcctggtatactgcgaagagttccctgtcgaaggtgctgtagcgggactctgtgGGGCGTTTCCTGCTGTaaaaggcgatgggctggggggtcgctgatgacttgttccaggacggctccgcaggtgacgttgctggcatccgttgtcagctggaggggagcgctggggtcctggtggaccaaagatgttgccttggtgagggtggccttcatcagggagaaggccttctACTGGTCAGGGCCCCaaactaaggtctttggacgacccTTGAGGACTTCTGTCAGGGGGACCATGGTGTGTGTGATCCccaggatgaatctcctgtagtagttgaccattccaaggaattcttgtacggccctgatggaggtaggggtggggaacctctcgaccttcgacgacattgggcggacgccccctggggatatcttgtggcccaggaattccaccttcttggcgctgaaggtgcacttgtcgaacctgacaatgaggccactctcctgcaggcgctgcaggaccttgcGAATGTGCCACaggtgttccttctgggatctggaaaaaattaggatatcgacatagcagatgcagaagtccaggtccgccaggatgctgtccatcagcctctggaaggtcgcgcccacattcctcaggccgaaggtggaggaggcgaagacgtaggacccgaaaggcgtgacaatggcagttttggggatgtcttctggcgctactggtgcctgaaaatatgattttgggatctaactttgaaaatattttggccccgtggaaggaggccgttaggtcctgcatctttggtagagggtagtggtcgggttctgtagcgaggttaagccgcctgtagtcaccgcagggcctccaggtgccgtccactttctgcaccatgtgaaggggggaggcccacgggctgggagccttcttgcatatgcccatcctttccatctcagcaaaggccttcttggcctcctgaaggtgctgtgggggaagccttcggaacttcaTGTGCTGGTGGGGTGGCTTCCTCTGGGCGACGACGTTGATGCCCtccatggtggggtcctccgacaggaggcagttgatggggtgtgcaggcgttAACACCCACTTTGCCgccttcgtggagtccgtcagctgctgcgccacctgatcaggtcctcgaccggcagggtgtatgcctctgcaatctgcccacagacctctggcagtagctgccgcaggaagatctccctcgacaggctgatctttTTGTGCCTGTCGCTGCTGTCAGTCtcttggaggaggaagaggtcctGGAAGGCATGCcatgtttccaagaggtttccctcctgctgggggttgagggcgaggtcgagggcgtgggtggctctctcggagaccggcagggggcaggtctcgacgagattggtttttaactcctggaaggtggtggGGCTTGACGTCGTCATTAACCACggggcgatcttcttgtatatctcctccgggagggcgttgataGCGATatccaccttcaacacctcgtcggttagacctgctaccctgaattgcccctcgaccctgtagaaccaggacgctgcgttttgatgggtgaatggcagcagccttatgctgagggccgcctttggttggtccgtcaggggggtcatTGTGCGGGGTGCAGGTATTGGCGTGGAGGAGCGCACGGGTGGGGCATTGTGCGAGGGAgatgtctgcctccgagaagttcacggtaatttgtatgtgggtgGGAATGTCagcatccatgctcattccgcactctcacttggagtgtgagggaacactcgcgtcaatacacgcttgggaacatgccgtgtgggtccactaatgatgCCGGTGACCTACTGACGAGGTTCGGTAACgcccgaatgctttgttagagcgccatagttagtctgttaggggtgtgggttggttcatcgggccaagactaagtcaccgtttgggtctgttaatggcttccgggaaccactctgggggtcaccactgtgagagaggtgcgaaataatgagctgtaagacaagtactgctagtttattgatgaagcgacccacttataaagcggcgtgcggacatctgcgtataacgcagagaccgcgggtacaaagatttacaggtgacctgaggtcaaactatttttctacaaaaacagggcaggtacatacagaaaacataatgattaacaatgtctggtctgttacaaaaatactctgttacatatacacaatgcatggtcacttgaacagacaataataTATGCAATTCACAATAGTGATAATTTGTGTTCGGccgaccctaggtcgaatgtgaaggcacagcagaaaacgggatgttcattacagagaacgcgttgagcgggaaCTTTACAGAATCTCTCTCACCCCATCGTAGACTAGCTTTAGGACAGAGCCTAATTGCACTCAAAATATACGGTACACATGCCAAATTCCATTACTGATATTGTGTTcgtacaaaaagtaaaaaatgctcgaTGTGATGTCGTTGTCAATCGCTAACAAGTGACTTTTCGCAGAACCGAATTGAACCGAGAGTCTAACTGATGTTTCACTAGAATTCACACAAGCGCTACATGACTTGAAACTCAATATCTTATTCACGAAGCACCTGTTCAAGTTTGAGACATCGCGTAAATTTATTCCACTATCATTGATGTTTCATAAAAGGCTTATTAATGACTGgcttaaatatatgaaagtacaTTGCCTTACCTCATAGAGGTAGGAGATCTGTGAAATCAGCCACAGACAACAAAGTTTCTACCTCTTCAAATTTTCCGCCACTCTCTCCAGGCAGTCAGTGAGTGATGGGCCAATtccaaatgtaattcattatcagtaaaccattcataaatgtagaaaccattaaaaaactcaaataaaaaattttggtataaaaatttcattctaaaGTGCTATTTTCCTTCTTGCCATGTGAGTATACATGGCGGCAAAAATGTTCCGTCATCTTCAAAGTGTGAAGTCATCATCCGTTTCTCGGACGAATTTCCGCCAAAATCCAGCACTGATAGTAACAGATcataaaaagatatcattggcctaggcctacaccaaattgtctgtatcacatggaaatattgttctggatttttattgtatgatttggacttataatggcctacaaatagcgttgaaaggtctagttagttagttataaatgatttatttaataagacctctgaactcttttagggttcttctcggtctggaaaaagaagggggaaagaataaaaaattaaaataaataaataaataaataattaaataaaaaaggggaaaaattaagataaaataaaaaaaatcgagggggaaaaaaaaaaaggaaaagaaagggaggaaaaaaagggggagatgcaggtatattttatttatcaatttaattttgtttaagaagagaatgatattattaattgaaaagttattaccttcagctagattatgttttattggtttattttgtaaataagtatttctttcatgttgccatctgggacagtcaatcaagatatgtttgattgttattgggatgttacatctttcacaagttattggatttgtgtgtggagttgacatcagatgaccatgtgtgagtctggaatgtcctattctgagtcttgttaaaattacttcattaattctttgcttttgggtagaagaatgccactttttaacttcgttcttaatttgttttagtttgttttgagggggtatatttgtccaatcattttgccaatccctataaattaaaggtttaactgatgctagccagtctgatatgggagctttcatagtagttggagGGATTGTACAAAAGCCaatttgcagctttatctgctttctcattaccctcaatgcctacatgggctgggatcaacaaatttgaacttgaaggccgtttgtaattaactgatgaatttccgttggatattttggacaacgtgattatttgatttaaatgatcctattgcttcaattgcacttcttgagtcgctcaatatgagtgctgaaggaattcccttttttttttatataatctggagagccaattgtatggctgttaattcagctgtaaatactgatgatattagaggaaggcccatttggatagtttcatcacttgaataggctgatgagcccactccaccttcatttttggatccatctgtatagattaagaagggattacccttccgtcttatgtgttccatggcatgttgatggtacatttctgtgttgaacatatatttctttgaaagatatgataaatatgtgcatattttgccctttttagtgtccatggtgatCCGATTtctttcttgggtaaatttgggtatcatgttatgtaaattcaatagatgattagtttttttagtaaatgagttttgatttgggttattatttgtattttgattgagaaatttatttgatacaggagatgtgcctgcttgaagggataagcctcttcttaaagtaattagatctctgtaatattttagaggcagttggcctgcttctgctaggatagagacagttggagatgagcggaaggctcctgtacatatacgcactccctcgtgatgtaaagcatctagagattttagagttgtttctgaggcagttgaataaattggacagctataatttataattgatggtactgttgcattgtacaacattaacattgtgtctcgtcctgcaccccatttggtgtgtgagattttctttaataatgtaaagggctttagatcctttggcttttgatatatttgatatgatctttccaatttaaatgttgatcaaaaattatacccaaatacttaacactattgcacatgtttatctcttcattataaagatataacttaatagttttttgtttcaaccatcttttgtcttttagaagacaatgccatttgtttttgtTAGCGACAACTCGAAGCCTACGGAgttggtccaagtggttatattatttgttgctatattaagtattctttgagcatgtctcagaGGATAGCTTGAAtgatatattacaaaatcatccacatacaaactgttttgtacaccctcaggcaggttcatagtaatgtcatctattgccagggcaaataagatgcagctcaaacaCTGCCTTGGGGAATACCCTCCTCTTGTGcgtagcaatttgaatatgtattttctatgcattacttgaaatgtacgatttgttaaaattgttgataaatgtttgaaggtgacctcgaatatcAGATTTGtgagtttgtgcataatattgtatctccatgtgaTATCATATGTTTTTCTATATCGAAGAAAATAaccactgtcagctttttcttttcaaatccttttttaatatgatcttctaattgagttaatgggtctagtgtagatctaccagctattgatcccgattgggtaggtgataaaattgagtattttgttatgacacttgttaatctcaaactaaccattttctccaacagtttgcacaagcaacttgttagatattggcctataattagtggggttgctagggtcttttcctggtttactgatgggtatgattattgcatgtctccacttagttgggaagacatgcgttaaccatatgttattatataattttaataagaattctttagctagtgtagctaaattctggatcatttcaaaagaaatcatatcatgacccggagctgatgatcgacatgattttagggcaaaattaagttcattcatattgaattcttgattataatcaaggtcctcatcagtttcaaaattaagtgtatgattcattttttgttttctaattcttttgaagtgttcatctaaattagaataatCACTAATATCTTCTgtatgtttggctaatatatttgaaatatcttgtaggttatgatttagtttgccattatatagtattgggcttctaggtggtcttatatgtttaccattgattttacgaattttgtgccatatttccttaattgaagtatttggtgacaactccaaaatataatttttccatgactgagctttttcgaatattattgtttttcgaaattttgcattatatttattgtaaagtggtttaatgtgatcaatagttatacttataactattatcttgtttagtttgtttatattacaagggcctttattaagggtgtttaatctagactttagtCTACACAAATTACGTGCTAGAGtgtgtttggtttgatttaagagagataaattgttagaccaccatggaacgggggatatattaggggttgaagaagttttggggatgcatttatctgcagcactgattacaaaactggaaaagaaatcatttgtgacattattgttttgatttaatgggaagggagggatatttctagtttgtaaattgtatttatcctaatcagttatattttaaggaaatgattgtttttgctgttcaaataattcaaaacaattggaaagtgatcacttgTATATGAatcgtctaggacattccattccagttttcaattaattccagtaagcataatgaaatatctattgaggagaaggttaaatgagttttgagaggtacgttggtgaatcactttcattcaggcaatgtaaattctgaacatttatgcaattctcgATGTTTGTGCTggccaagttactagcatgtgTGCTGTCCCATAatggattatgggcattaaagtcgcctactattagtagggggccatttacattatttagtatttctggtaaatcactaaagtttgagttaaaatttggctgattatatagatttagtatagagataatttgattgtatggcatatgcaatttgattgcagttatttgatatgacagtgatgtaatatttaagggTTCATAAGTTAAACCGTtataaatacagcatatatagctgttcctagcttgccatccgctattggtgagtggcaagctaatttataatttctaaagttcttaggagttgtaccaatagcctatgctgtagacatatgcaaacaggtttatgttcttttagtattctctggatttcactTAGCCGAAGCCGAgtaaaaatccattcatgttccactgaattattttattggtcattgtttggtgggattggcgttagattttgtaagttaattgttgatttagctatatcccgtaacattttaagggAGTTCGTGttactttgtggtttctttgtagTTAGGTTTGATTGcttgaatatttgatgcattgattggttcttcttcatatttccttattaacaaatctatttgagttttgatcatgtttttttttttagttttaaggattccgagcatagttcgccatcttgatggaattTTAAAGGGCATTTTtggaacctagtaaagttatttatgaaatttcgggttatattttcatttttgtcaggtaaacgattgtacgttatgatgaaacactcttgacatccgcaagataaatcatgttccgagtgttgaaggaatggttctgatCTCTGGGTCCCAGTTATGTTTCCATTACTGGatgtagaaatatttttgttaggaatttttgGTATAGGTATATtggatctccgatgtgctggtttaaaattttggtttgaatttttaggtttattattattattattattctttagtcttgttgagggttgatttgatgtggttgtgatttgatgaattttatgGGCTTTTGATTCTTCAGTGGAATGTTTAATTGAAGGTTTCTGCGttgattttggtgatgagagtacagaagagttagttgatttatccatatttggggaatcgttatttatatttgtcttggattgtggaacactatggatttccacttgtgatgcagttaatgtaatctgtttctgattaatgggCGAGACTGGGGTTTTGCTAGATCGATCTGTGAacggaatgttaggttttttaccCTTAGGGATAGTTGTgtcaattactttcttttttttattatggttatttttgtcaattaagttttctgtggatgatgttagtgcattatgagtttccagatctggatgattaacctctgttgatttttccatatcattggaattcgtttctgaacgaTTAACTGGGCTTGTTACTGGGGAGGTCTGTTGTGATGTAAGAGAGGTTTGTtgcaactgtactcttgggcttttatgagtagtagaggagggggagaggtgtgtctcagctattctgtgttgagattctttatgtttattatgagttgttaaagcatttgaatatgaatggcattttactggatcattgattcctctcaccttcagttcgagtttggcttcgttaacgggcataccagttctgtgtattaacatttgtaattctgtataatattgataaaatatatggtctttagattttgcatttccaatttgttgtggttttcagaacatacagcacatatagcgttatttctacatctttttgttgaatggccatattttagaAAGTTAGAacattggagaggtttagggacaaaggggcaaacttctctatttagtcctagaatttttatttttcgtggtagttcccggtttgtaaattttattttgactattttaatatgtttatttgcatcctttctacttgggacagtacataattccaagtcatgtatattgttgtatcttaatttaagagagtcaattaagatttgttttgatggtagctctttttcgtcattgtctgggagcattactgttccttgtgtatagtttagtgtttcatgggtggttactgttacttttatttcatttatgttggttatttgtagaaagtttgttgattgggctttggttgttgtttgtattagccattcattgtttttgatatgtctgCATTCCATATCCTGTGTGGAGtgtaatttaataatttgtaaTCTAAAATAGCAAGTGAgatctgcttttaatattaaaaatctggaccaattgtctggtccaaaaattTGTTCGAAATGAACTAGTGTTGGATTGAGTCGatggttatttctttttaattgtttcaCATTCACTGGTGATGAGCTttcttgtgttgatggggtttcAGGGGGATCACTTGTCtctattttagagttattgtcctttatgtatggttccagtgttatgatactggagtttaccaatttgtttttgtttcttttttactttctaaacTCTCCAAGTCTTTaggaattgatattttacttggaacaggatgttccgtTGTAGCATTTATATCTATGCTAAAGAGATTCGGGAGTGACGTTCCAATAGCCAtcactgtgccagaattttaccatcatggggcCCAGGGGTACTAAAATCTTCATGACTACTTtgcataaaggataaaaaaaaataataaatcttgaaaagatatcattggttttttatgaagttgaatgttccactaatggcacaagtgggaactgactcccaaatgttcGTGTCCCTACCCTACCCGAAAAGGGGGATGGCACATCgtgattagtatggcccaagcgtaagcaaaacccgcttgctaggactgagtgtattgtaatagtacagtcatccccatcctgatcacaatatgggctaaccagacagaaagccgagagtcctattcctagaaccaggcccccTTGGAATCCTTGGTCCAGCTtcacagaatagttccgcctgaaaaaacAGGTCCGAACATTGTTaggtagatgatggttctactacagttcccactatttagcttcagattcaacttcactccatgctatatgttttcctatttattaactTTGGCAATtttgacaaaagtggaaaaatccacaaaattactcctaaagtgtattattatatatgtgggacacttgggatcaaacttagaaaaaaaaaaaaaaaaaaaaatagatccctAAGTTCgaagccccctcaccacgtcaaggtggtcccaatctGAAGGGGgttgaaaggtctaacagtgagatgaataatgcctatacataatttattcaggGCATCTGAGATACTTctcagatgaaatacagtggcaaactgtaACGAAATTGGCGCTAAGCTGTCCacatgtgcaattacctgtcagttaaTTGGAAGATATTCAAGTCATACCATCAGTTTATCCATTCTGGTAAGTGGactgtctccacccacaaactATTGCCCACACGTAAGTTTTAActgcagtttcgatgaactggcAAAAGAAATGACAAGTAAACTTGATTGTGAATACATGGCCTTAGGTTGTCGAATTCTGTAATAGTGAGTGGGTGTGCTGGGAGAgtaagaaagagtgagaggaaggaaataaaaaaatcttccacgcattttttacaatgtttattaAAGAGGTAATAAAAGTCACAAAATGCTATTAAGttacaga is part of the Macrobrachium rosenbergii isolate ZJJX-2024 chromosome 41, ASM4041242v1, whole genome shotgun sequence genome and encodes:
- the LOC136826548 gene encoding putative uncharacterized protein DDB_G0277255; translation: MAIQQKDVEITLYVLIAETHLSPSSTTHKSPRVQLQQTSLTSQQTSPVTSPVNRSETNSNDMEKSTEVNHPDLETHNALTSSTENLIDKNNHNKKKKVIDTTIPKGKKPNIPFTDRSSKTPVSPINQKQITLTASQVEIHSVPQSKTNINNDSPNMDKSTNSSVLSSPKSTQKPSIKHSTEESKAHKIHQITTTSNQPSTRLKNNNNNNKPKNSNQNFKPAHRRSNIPIPKIPNKNISTST